In Massilistercora timonensis, the following are encoded in one genomic region:
- the mobQ gene encoding MobQ family relaxase yields MIPIAIYHCNISIVSRGKGKSAVAAAAYRSGEKLTNEWDGMTHDYTRKGGVVHTEIMLPPHAPPSFSDRSTLWNSVELYEKAGNAQLAREIDAALPIELSREEQIRLVREYCSSQFVSRGMCVDYAIHDTGKGNPHCHIMLTMRPLDERGAWAAKSQKEYDLDENGERIRLPSGRYKTHKVDLTGWNDKGNALLWRKAWADISNAYLERAGSPERIDHRSNAERGIGEIPTVHMGVAACQMEKKGIATEKGELNRNIQKANRLIREIRAQIGKLKEWIADLFKAWETAPEQPQQSPGLANLLMKYLSVQREKSRKYSQRWQQQHTADELKTIAAAVNYLTEHGISTLDELDAALSSVSEQADTIRAGMKTAEERMKKLQKLIEYGKNYTEYKPVHDELKKLQNGWTNKRDKYEEAHRAELTLWNAASRYLHANLPKGTKTLPIAEWEQEYADLKTQRDSDYAKLKDTRADVSELQKIRKCVDIALRADQPEQTQTRTKRHDIDR; encoded by the coding sequence GTGATACCCATAGCCATCTATCATTGTAATATCAGCATTGTCAGCCGGGGCAAGGGCAAATCAGCCGTTGCCGCAGCCGCCTACCGAAGCGGCGAAAAGCTGACAAATGAGTGGGACGGAATGACACACGACTACACCCGCAAAGGCGGTGTTGTCCATACGGAAATTATGCTGCCACCCCACGCCCCGCCCTCTTTCTCTGACCGTTCAACCTTGTGGAACAGCGTGGAGCTTTACGAGAAAGCCGGGAACGCCCAGCTTGCCAGAGAGATTGACGCGGCGCTCCCCATAGAGTTATCCAGAGAGGAACAAATCCGACTTGTCCGGGAATACTGTTCCTCTCAATTTGTTTCCAGAGGAATGTGCGTTGATTATGCCATTCACGACACCGGCAAGGGCAATCCCCATTGTCACATCATGCTTACCATGCGCCCCCTTGACGAGCGCGGCGCATGGGCGGCAAAGTCCCAAAAGGAATATGACCTTGATGAAAACGGCGAGCGTATCCGCTTGCCAAGCGGCAGATACAAGACGCACAAAGTTGACCTGACCGGCTGGAACGACAAGGGCAACGCCCTCTTGTGGCGTAAGGCATGGGCGGATATTTCAAACGCCTACCTTGAACGAGCCGGAAGCCCGGAGCGTATCGACCACCGCAGCAACGCCGAGCGCGGCATTGGCGAGATACCCACCGTCCACATGGGCGTGGCGGCTTGCCAGATGGAGAAGAAAGGTATTGCCACCGAGAAAGGCGAACTGAACCGGAATATCCAAAAGGCAAACCGCCTTATACGGGAAATCCGAGCGCAGATTGGAAAGCTCAAAGAATGGATTGCCGACCTGTTCAAAGCGTGGGAAACCGCCCCGGAACAGCCGCAACAATCCCCCGGCCTTGCAAATCTGCTGATGAAGTATTTGAGCGTTCAGAGAGAAAAGAGCCGGAAGTATTCGCAGCGTTGGCAACAACAGCACACAGCCGATGAACTGAAAACCATAGCGGCAGCGGTCAACTATCTGACCGAGCATGGTATCTCTACCCTTGATGAGCTGGACGCAGCCCTTTCCTCTGTCAGCGAACAGGCCGACACTATCCGGGCAGGAATGAAAACCGCCGAGGAACGCATGAAGAAGCTGCAAAAGCTGATTGAATACGGGAAGAACTACACCGAGTACAAGCCCGTTCACGATGAGCTGAAAAAGCTGCAAAACGGCTGGACAAACAAGCGCGACAAGTACGAGGAAGCCCACCGCGCCGAGTTGACCCTATGGAACGCAGCAAGCCGCTATCTCCATGCAAATCTGCCGAAAGGAACAAAGACCTTGCCTATTGCGGAATGGGAACAGGAATATGCCGACCTCAAAACACAGAGGGACAGCGATTATGCCAAACTGAAAGATACCCGCGCCGATGTTTCCGAACTTCAAAAAATCCGCAAATGCGTGGATATTGCACTCCGCGCCGACCAGCCGGAGCAGACACAGACCCGCACAAAGCGGCACGACATAGACCGATGA